Within the Miscanthus floridulus cultivar M001 chromosome 2, ASM1932011v1, whole genome shotgun sequence genome, the region ATAACCGAGTGATCCAATCTGACGAGTTACGAGAAGCGAATCGAGATGATAGTACATGTCCAATATCAGCATGATACACTAGTGGTCAACACCATGAAAAGCGCGGCTTCCCAGTATTTGACCTCGAGCGCATCTTTGTCGTGCTTGGTGTCTCTCTGGCCGTCGTCTTGCTGAACCCCTCCTCAATTGTCAATAGGTTCATATAGTCTAGGCAAAAGTGGCTTTGGATTAGGCCTAGCTTCCATTTGTTGCAACGAATGAGCTGTGAATCAAGAATACAGTGATAATCATAATGTCGGGCCAGGCCTTGAGATCTTGCAAGTATATGTTGCCTCTTACAGAAGGATGGCAAAATAGATCAGCCAGAGAAGAAGCTATAGTGGCAAACATTTAACAATATAAGTCCAGGTCAACCAATGCAATTGAATAACCTTTCTTAAATACAAGCTTACAGTTTTGGACAAATGTTCCATAACTGAAAAAAAACTGTATTTTCTTATGTTTTATATTTTAGAATGGGAGCTTGAATTGTGAATAACATTTATTTTACATCAAAAAAAAATTTGCTGCACATTGGTACCCTAGGGTCAGAACTCAACTTAAAGCAAAAGGTTGAGAGGTCATCACTGATAAGCTATGTTCTGTTCTGCTTTTGGTGCTAACTTTTATCATAAAAATCATGGATTTAACAATAAATTGCACGATGGTGCGAAATAGCACACTGCATAAAGATTATATTATAATTACCAAAGTAGATAAACAGAGCAAGATGAAGGATTAGATTTTGCAAAGCAATTCCACTGGTTTTCTAGAATTACCCACTTGACAATCAAGGGTTAAAATGGCACATACACTCTGTACAATGGTGGAATTGCCATACTCATATTGGGATTACTTATGATTCTGCTGGCACTACTATATGACATTTTGCTGTTGTACAGTCAGAAATTTAGACTACCACTAAGCCAGTGAATGAGAAATTAGGAAGACAGAAAAAGAACATTCCAGCCTCCTAGTACCTGTACCTTCATTGGCTTCTTGGAGGCACCTATAAATTCTATTATATTTTTTTTCGCGATCGTGCTTtagcacgtttttcattaaggaGAAGAGAGTTTGTTACAAGCCTACGGCTACGGTAATCCAAGGTTACCGAAGCAGCACACGAACACTTATACAAGCGCTAGCACTTATGCGATTACATGATAGCCACCTATAAATTCTATTATATACAGAAACATATGTAGGTGAAACCGTGAAAGTCAATGGAAATTTTGTGATTTACTTTTGTCGTCGTTTTTAGCAGGGTAGTGTAGGAAGTCAGGTTAGGGGGTAATTATACATACAAAGAACTGATTTGTTTAATGTACAGCAAGCAGGTGCATAACGAATTGCCTGATGCTCTGACATTTCAGTTTGAATAGTAGGGTCCTAAGAACTTAACTGAATATATGAATGGTATAGTAACCAACAATGCTTTTTAACACATGATGACATGTAAAGCACAAAGGGCATTAGTACCGCAAAAATGAGAAAACGAAATTTTTTGAATTTGCATATGGAAACTAATCTGCACCTGGTTTCTAGCCATTTAAATTGTACAACAAAACTGAACTGGTGAAGGGATATTTAGCTCACTGATCTAACTGATATAACTAAATAGCTAAGCTGTTTACTTATCTGTTAATGGAAATGCAGATCAAGGAACTATAAAAGGTTTGGGAAAATAGATTATTGCAGGACTCTTGCGGTAGAGAAGTGCAGCTGTTTCGTGTATTGCTTCAAAGATCAGTAATATGAAATCTTGTTTTATAGCATTGATCAGACCATTAACGGTAGGAACCACAAAATGTAAACACATGGCTGGGTTTGTACCACGCCTATCAACGGCAGTTCGCGGATGGCAGGGGATGGTGCCAGTGCCAGCCGCTCTCGTGCACACTGCCTGCTTGACGAAATGCCATTTGTGGGATTGGCCACGCTGCCATCTCACCATGTCCCAGGCAAGCACACCTATGGTCCTTCACCTGATAAATATGGACAGCGACGAGGACGAATAGAGCATTGACGCCaactacagcctgttcgcttgagaTTATCAGCCAAATCAGCCAGCTATtcagcagtgtttttctcttacaaaaaccagccagcagtactttcagccagccagatttcagccaagcgaacaggctgtatacgtcttgttcgaccttgagACCTTCCCTAGCCGGTGGCGGACAAGTGGACAATGACGATCCCTCTGAACAAGCATCTCTATAAGACTATAACACAGGTATGCAAACAGCTGAAGGAAAGAAATGCATCAGAGTTGCCAGCTCAAACACTTCCGTTACTTCAATTCCAACATGCATATAACAATAAACTTCCTTGATCATATTCTTGCCTAATTTACATGATATTGATTTGAGAAGTGCAAAATCAAAATGCTGGAATGAATGATTAATTTTTAGGCCAATCATACACCGAGGAGCTCATTGATAAAATCTGTTTTAAATTCAAGATACTTTGCAAATGTCAGTTTGTAAATTTCTTCAACATCAATGTGTTATTCACTAAAGATTGTATCTTTGGCTCACTGTATCCAGCGGGTAAAGTATTACAttgttcagcagcagcagcagcggagaTACACGAGTACTAGTATATTAAGTAGTACGTAGATAGTAGGGCGAGTCAGACCGGACGCAGCGGCATGCATGCAAGACGCTCGGTCAATCTAAAGCAGCCGGAAATAAACCGCGCCTGGCTGCCATCCCTGCGGGATGACGCCGGTCATGGAGACTACCTTCGTGGGGGCCTTTGGGTCACTTAGCGATGAGGTGTAGACCATCATCGACATTGGAGGCGAGACGGTTGAAGAAAGATTGTAGCGGCCCACGTACTTCCACGTGGCACCGTGGCTGTGGGTCATCGTACTAAAAATCCTGTTCCCAGCGTTCGCGAGTAGCACTCGCATCTCCTTCCAGGAAGCCCACCCCTCGGTGTAGAGCAGGGTGACTGAGAAGTTGTCCTTGGTGGCGCTCGGGTCCACCTTGAAAAACGGGAACTTGGCGTTTGGGGGGAGGTTCGACGGTGGGGTGTAGTGGCAATCCTCCCTGTAATGCAACTGTACAGTGAGTATGTTATATTAATTAATGCATGTCCATATAATTCGATCATAGTACAATgcgagctatatatatatatatatatatatatatatatatatatatatatatatatatatatatatatatatcgcttTAATTTGGAACTTGCAAGTTTGACTGGCAGACAACTGAATGAAAAATAACAATGCGAGCTATATAGCCTATGAGTAGTACAAGTAACTAGTGCTTCTGATACATGGAAATGATATAAAGAGTGCGAGATCGACtgaatccttcttcttcttcatttttaTTTTAGTTGTTACTGGAAGAATAAGGAACGTGCAAATTGAACTCTCATTCCTAGCTTGATAGCTAGCTAGGGACCGGGCGGGCGGATTCTGACAAATTAAGCACTGCGTACGTACGTACAAACAGGCGGATCATCATTCATGCATGGAAAGTGCATTCAACTTCTCAACATTAAACGGCTAGCTAGCGTGGTGTTTTACAGTACTACTCAGTAGTAATGTGCCGACAACTATAGCGAAACACCCACACGGCAACACAAGATATGACTACCCCAAATGGTTGCTTGCATTGGGTGACCGTCTTATTACTGATCAGTACAGGTCATGGAGTTACTACTTAAGAATCTCATCGTATCGTGGAGACGAAAGCTACTCAAGGAGACAAATAATACTAAAAATCCTGAAAAGGATAAGCACCTATTTATTATACGCCCGCAGAAACAATTAACTCGATGGTGTTGAATCAACTACTGAAGAAACTGACCATCAGCGCGCAGTTGGTTATTCAGTCGGAGCTAGGGGAGTGAATTGAATTGAATTGAATTGAAGAAGCATGCAGGAGGGTAGCCAGATCAGAGAGACACGTACGCCTCGAATTCCACCGTGACATTCCCGGCGGCACGGAGTTCGGCGGCGCGCCCGAGCTTCGCCATCGCTCCGAAGGCGTGGCCGGCCATGTCGAAATGCTGGTTGTTCGGCTCCGCGCACAGCGCGCTGCGGCAGGAGTCGGTCACGGTGACTCTGACGCCCATCGACCAGCACGCGGGGTGGCCGGTGCACCTGACCTGCTACATGATATGTATGCATTAATGCATGCATTAGTACGTACACTAGTATATGTCATTAATTACACAAGACAGCTGGTGTAGCTAGTAGTGTGTATATATGCATGTAGTATTACTGCACCTGGTAGCACATTCCACACTCGTCGTCGTTTCCGAAGCCGGTGACCAGGGCCGAGAAGGGTGGCACCGTGATGGTGTCGCCGAATCCACAACCCCCGTCTGTGATTCACAGATCAAATTAATCAGCGACCAAAAGATATACTATAGTGCGATGCAAAAATCAATCAGATCAGGTGGTACTAGTGCACGCACTCTCGTTCCCGGCGCCGTCCGGCGCCCCAACCCAGCTGGCGGTGCCAGTCCTCTCCAGCTGGGCACTAGCACCGGAGACCAGGAAAATGAAGAAGAGCACGGCGAGCGGGAGCCCTCCGCCGCGGGTGAGCTGGGTGGTCGCCATGacggcaggagcaggagcaggacgcGATGGGTGCTGATGAGAAGACAGCGGCGTCCCGGCGCGGCCGTATATATAGCCCGCCGGCCGGGAGGGAATTCCACAGGACGCTTTGATCTGGATCTAGAGTTTAATACTGTATGTGACTTTCATTCATTCTAATAGCCAAAGAACGTGACAAAGTGCATGTGCACGGTAGTGTCATATCGGGGGCTGGCTTGCATGCATACGCATCCACTAGACGACGACGACGTCGTTGGCCGCAACTGATCCCAACTTCCGCCCCACAAAAGGCATAGCGAAACAGAAGCCTTGACTTACAACTTGTTTTGGTAAGCTGTGGCGGTTATTTAAACAGCTTCTAGTAGAGCTGGCAAAAttgttgtttttctttctttctttcttttcctttttttccctCGATTCTTGCCGGTAGCATATTGCGAATTGCAAATGCTGTTGCTCTGTGAAACCTATCGATTAGTATAGTTCTTGTTCTGGGTAACATTTGGATAATCTTGGTTCAAAGTTCTTGGCAACATTTGGATAATCTTGGTTCAAAGCTCTTGGCAACATTTGGATCATCTTGGTTCAAAGTTCTTGGTAACATTTGGATCATCTTGGTTCAAAGCCACGTGGGCTGGGATGTTGATCTTTGAAACCCATAGTAACATTTGAAGCCACGTGGGCTGGGATGTTGATCTTTGAAACCCATAGTTGTTAGAATGATCTCCTAACCACAGAAGGCCCAACGGCCTTCTTGGGCCTTGaactcgcgccctgatcgggggcgtccaaccctacatggttggtgtgCCCCcgtcaccctgcgctataaagAAAGGTGAAGGCCGGCGGTTCAAACCACGAGGTTGCCCTGAGCCGAGCTCGCCACcgaaaccctaaacccgatctatgtgaggggcgcagccagtgacgagaAGCGCCACCGCCACGCCGCCTTCGTCTTCCTCGatcgtcgctgcccgtgcgtagCCTCCATCAACGTTCGTGATGGCGGCCACCGGCTCCAACTCCAACGCTCTCGCTCCTCCCTCGGATGGTCTGTACACTTCGTCTCACTGTTTTTCTCTCCTTGCTCTTCCTCTCTGTTTCTCTCTACTAGAACTTATTCTAGGACACCATGTTCATTACGGAAAGACCAAGTTTGTACCCCTGGATCCACAGCTAGATGATCCTACACGGCCATCAATAGTAACATTTGGATAATCTTGGTTCAAAGCCACATTGGGTATAACATTTGGTTCAAAGCTTCTTTTCATCGATTGCGTCTCTGGTTCAAAGCTTCTTTTCCTAAATACATCTCTTGTTCGAGAGCTGTGATGTGAGTATGTAATAACTCAGCCTGGCAGCTTGTTTCACAATTCACGTCATCAGATGCCGTCCGTGTGTTTCACAATTCAGATGcagtcactactacagaatggacttgttgtcccggacggtaacggcctttagtcccggttaccgcgccgggacaacgatcccgggactaaaggtggaaccttcagtcccgggtcatctagccgggactaaagagggacctttagtcccggttggtgttaccaaccgggactaaaggccctccagccgagcaaacctggcgcaccctttagtcccggttggtaaccccaaccgggactaaaggttccttttctttttcttttttttgtttaatttgttttcagttcagttacacatatttgtttaatatataatatgtttttatgtacgtattctacgctgctaatataaatacacgcacccatataattacatctaattctcatctcgagcattattatattcgaataaagtatgaaactatatatattatagatatatatgtatatatacaacactttcataatcttgttctcgaaaataacgatatcaataaacatttaatttacatcattagttccttagatcaaagtagaactcgccgttgggatttagcactttttctagaagatatcctgctattgactcttgaactgctttcagatggtctttttgcatgacccttcgtttcaaccattcagtcttgcatttgaaataaaagaaaaagtattaatacatatatatatatatatatattcatttaaaaataaataaaaaatcgatatatacgtactctgaggacatcttcaggagttcttcttatgtatgcagtgataaattcacaaatatagtatccacacaagttattacctggttcctgccgcaaacaccactgtacgagaagaagattattctcatcatctcacacgtaaattgaagtacgatatagtaattaaacacgtgggaaagtatatatagtactacttactggtatttcaactacattaagtggtgccttgcaatccttgcggtgttgccgaataaactctttccaaaccctgtgtgaCCAATAAAGTACGaacgttaataaattatggcaaagtctattcaataatagttgtgcgcgagagatcaaaattacccctggataatgtctatcatatcttggtatagtgctcgctcttttctcaatgagtccaagattactaactgacttgagtttaactcaatgacaatgagtatccagtgaaacctgcattggtttatacacacacgtacatgcatataagttgtattgatattacataaaatatgtagactacattattattaacacttacttaaagttgtacgggaaaaatattgttgtcttgtcgtgctgtttcacgaagaacttcatgatattcgtctgtgcttcatatacccagtggtccttgacaataatatcggttttgaatacgatataaggatcaatgaagctaatactggtgtcttgtattctttggagctctgacatttggaatctgtatataaatataagttacatgtgaggataattatatacacgtacgcatggaagtgagtttattaaataaaagtaagaatcacttacaaacaaaaggagctaatgattgatttgtccagagcgtccaagtggaatagttgatgcaattctttgaaactaatatgtaagatgtcatctccatggaagtaatgatggtctctaaatctgacaaagatccactgctcacccctgccatacgcctgcatgtaccacttgttgagcaagtatatttgcgtacccaattcattcagagccgcagagttgtatagacttttgccaaatttataagtcttccaggtatcaacttctaggttctggattagagctttgcccgtcacttgatccaaggttaaactagtttgtttaaaaaaatcattaaggtcttgaaccgacacttctccagagttgtctggtcgatagacttctatgttggaaccatattgattagcaacaacaagattttgcattggttgcttctgttgtctgagctgtgggacatccttccctgataatcttttccttttcttatgtgcatcatgtgacttcacgagggagcggtcatagtctgatagtgacggtggcttacgaacttcaagcatctttttcttgtgagcttcgaccttctgcctcagctgatctcgtggtatgtaaaagtatgacttctccttaagctttgcttgtctctgcttttggatatctataaaaaaatctttcacttttttgccttcttcagctgctatttgctcatcaatcTTTTcgggaagtatttcttgagaaataactcttttttgggGTATTCTTTGCcgtcgggaccttagacgtctttgtagtgcgtcgctatggaggtggtgggggcggtgttggagaccggtgtggaggcgatgaggccggtgttggagtccggcgtggaggtgttggagatcgttgtggaggcggtggggccggtgtaggagttggagatcgttgtggaggcgatggggccggtgtaggagttggagatcaccgtggggatgaagtcgtctcgccccccgcgacgttgtgatgagatggggaatgaatgattgggctaggctagggggagaccctgctacaaaaacaagttgtggtcaattatttttgaagccaatataaaattaatggaaaaataatatttcattcactatcattcgtacctagggtgaggtaggggaagcggtggcgccccaggaatgatgatgaagcatttatgccattgaataaatgtcttctctgcttctcctagtgtcttctccccatcaccgccttcaatgtcaagaggaacattgctgtaacctttgagcactctatcgaccgaaaCGCTACcatatctaggttgaataactgacccatggattcttggtgtcttcgttcggtctattggagatacaaccccgacagccaccatgattgatgtattattaccatctggaatgtgcagctcacatgttgttagaggctcggtaatgtcatcaacagagaAGCGCAACCCAtcatcaccttgaataactggcagctccgtggaagcacaactgcttttcatctgaccaacggggctaatggtgactcccggcgtcaattgcatttgactcattgctagctgcacttgcctcttgatctcctcctgcattcttgcctcaagagatttttctcgttcatgtgattcaagcaatgcttgtcgtgactcattaacaaattgctccaatataCAGATTCGGTCTACCtcttcatccttctttctctggcggcttctgtaggtattcctgtctgctaggaatgcttgtagccacagaatcgccccatagcctcttgttcgaccaccgtgttcgggattctctagggcatatgtcaattcatccttttctctgttgggcttgaaaacaccactatcagcttcttccctagcacgagctagtctctatgttgctctcttaattttttggccaaaaattagcttgccagtatctaggtctaggcttcccccatgagcatagaaccaattcttcgcgcgttgaggccagttcttctctattgttttaggtatgattcccttggcagtaatctctgcttc harbors:
- the LOC136537803 gene encoding expansin-B5-like isoform X2, with the protein product MATTQLTRGGGLPLAVLFFIFLVSGASAQLERTGTASWVGAPDGAGNENGGCGFGDTITVPPFSALVTGFGNDDECGMCYQVRCTGHPACWSMGVRVTVTDSCRSALCAEPNNQHFDMAGHAFGAMAKLGRAAELRAAGNVTVEFEAEDCHYTPPSNLPPNAKFPFFKVDPSATKDNFSVTLLYTEGWASWKEMRVLLANAGNRIFSTMTHSHGATWKYVGRYNLSSTVSPPMSMMVYTSSLSDPKAPTKVVSMTGVIPQGWQPGAVYFRLL
- the LOC136537803 gene encoding expansin-B5-like isoform X1, whose translation is MATTQLTRGGGLPLAVLFFIFLVSGASAQLERTGTASWVGAPDGAGNENGGCGFGDTITVPPFSALVTGFGNDDECGMCYQQVRCTGHPACWSMGVRVTVTDSCRSALCAEPNNQHFDMAGHAFGAMAKLGRAAELRAAGNVTVEFEAEDCHYTPPSNLPPNAKFPFFKVDPSATKDNFSVTLLYTEGWASWKEMRVLLANAGNRIFSTMTHSHGATWKYVGRYNLSSTVSPPMSMMVYTSSLSDPKAPTKVVSMTGVIPQGWQPGAVYFRLL